The Gehongia tenuis sequence ATCCTCATCATTCTGGTGGGCGTTGTCATGCTCTTCACGCGGGGACTGAACCTCGGTATTGATTTTACCGGCGGCACCATCCTCAACATCGATATGAAACAGGAATTTTCCACCGATACCATCAGCGATCTGCTGAAGGAAAACGGCATCACTGCCAGCGCCGTGGTCAAAGCCGGCGAGGGCGATGTTCAAACGGAAGCGGTGGTTCGCTATCAGGCTTTTGATGACGCCGAGGCGGAAAACGAGGCCAGAGCCAGCCTGATGACTTCCATCCAGGAAACCTATCCGGACGCTGAACTCGTATCCCAGGACCGCGTTGGCGCTACCATGGGCAGCGAGATGGTCCGGAACGCCTGCTATGCGGTTTTGGCGGCATCCATACTGATGCTGATCTATATCTGGTTCCGCTTCGAACTGCTGACCGGTGTGGCGACGGTTGTGGCCTTGCTCCATGACGTATTTGTAATGATCGCGGTGATGGCCATTACGGGCATGACGGTCAACAGCGGATTTATT is a genomic window containing:
- the secF gene encoding protein translocase subunit SecF → MSELKEMRVVEKSKYFFGLSILIILVGVVMLFTRGLNLGIDFTGGTILNIDMKQEFSTDTISDLLKENGITASAVVKAGEGDVQTEAVVRYQAFDDAEAENEARASLMTSIQETYPDAELVSQDRVGATMGSEMVRNACYAVLAASILMLIYIWFRFELLTGVATVVALLHDVFVMIAVMAITGMTVNSGFIAALLTIIGYSINDSIVLFDRIRENNKRFSVKEKSRSYVVNVSVRQCMARTINTTLTTLVAILILYFVGVDSIKEFSLPIIAGLVSGVYSSLFIATPIWALWSDHKLAKRKALNRA